A section of the Triticum dicoccoides isolate Atlit2015 ecotype Zavitan chromosome 7A, WEW_v2.0, whole genome shotgun sequence genome encodes:
- the LOC119332101 gene encoding NAD(P)H dehydrogenase (quinone) FQR1-like, which produces MAPKIYIVYYSTYGHVAKLADEILKGVSSVEGVEVKLWQVPETLSDEALAKMGAPAKRDDVPVISPAELDDADGLIFGFPTRFGMMPTQFKAFMDGTSELWCPQRLAGKPAALFFSSGCQGGGQETTALTAITQLVHHGMLFVPVGYTFGAGMFEMGQVKGGSPYGSGTIAGDGSRVPTELELQQAFHQGKYFAGIAKKLKGSP; this is translated from the exons ATGGCGCCCAAGATCTACATTGT GTACTATTCCACCTATGGCCATGTGGCCAAGCTAGCGGATGAGATTCTGAAGGGTGTGTCTTCCGTCGAAGGTGTGGAGGTCAAGCTATGGCAG GTCCCGGAGACTCTTTCCGACGAAGCACTCGCAAAGATGGGCGCTCCTGCCAAGAGGGATGACGTGCCGGTCATCTCGCCCGCAGAGCTCGACGACGCCGACGGCCTCATCTTCGGGTTCCCCACTAGATTCGGCATGATGCCCACGCAGTTCAAGGCGTTCATGGACGGCACCAGTGAGCTGTGGTGCCCGCAGCGGCTCGCCGGCAAGCCTGCCGCATTGTTCTTCTCCTCCGGTTGCCAGGGCGGCGGCCAAGAAACCACCGC GTTGACGGCCATTACTCAGCTGGTGCAccatggcatgctctttgttccggtCGGGTACACGTTTGGCGCAGGCATGTTTGAGATGGGGCAGGTGAAGGGTGGCAGCCCGTATGGGTCTGGCACCATTGCTGGGGATGGATCACGAGTTCCCACTGAGCTTGAGCTGCAACAGGCTTTCCACCAAGGGAAATACTTTGCGGGGATCGCAAAGAAGCTCAAGGGTTCTCCATGA
- the LOC119332034 gene encoding U-box domain-containing protein 8-like, which translates to MDIYRRGETERRRRGFLGSPDGLPTRSLAPPHHHPVPVHRKWTFPNTDSLHHHHHHLLLLRLFFFFFFFHSPTRFPFLPTSRRDSAHAMEVSNQASWPDDFLCPISLEVMTDPVILPSGHTFERRSIQRWLDGGHRTCPVTNLPLPPDPTLIPNHALRRLIAAVSVSPAAVSADKVLAGDCQEQGVAPPSSSSVLGMLRLAKSGPAGRREVLESGAVAVLLQHAAAGDEAAARALLYLSLDGDDARVGLVADGAVDALCAAVSAGGAAAAHAATALTSLATVGVNKCTIGAHPSAVPALSRLLWRGGARERREAATTLYELCKLPENRRRTVRAGAAPALVELAANGSARAVEVLGLLAKNREGRHDLSRIPDIVAVLCTVAGSGNARAIDQALVVLNWICSESNELAMEAIKLGAFQLCEALVNDDNCKIAKNAVELARTLEKA; encoded by the coding sequence ATGGATATATACAGACGAGGCGAGacggagcggcggcggcgaggcttcTTAGGCTCACCGGATGGTCTTCCCACTCGCTCGCTCGCTCCCCCACATCATCATCCTGTTCCCGTCCACCGGAAGTGGACTTTCCCCAATACGGActcgctccaccaccaccaccaccacctcctcctcctccgcctcttcttcttcttcttcttcttccacagtcCCACACGCTTTCCGTTCCTCCCCACCTCCCGCCGCGACTCCGCCCACGCCATGGAGGTGTCCAACCAGGCGTCCTGGCCCGACGACTTCCTCTGCCCCATCTCGCTCGAGGTCATGACGGACCCCGTCATCCTCCCCTCCGGCCACACCTTCGAGCGCCGCAGCATCCAGCGCTGGCTCGACGGGGGCCACCGGACCTGCCCCGTCACCAACCTGCCTCTCCCCCCTGACCCCACGCTCATCCCCAACCACGCGCTGCGCCGCCTCATAGCGGCCGTTTCCGTTTCCCCGGCGGCCGTGTCCGCGGACAAGGTCCTCGCGGGGGACTgccaggagcaaggggtggcgccgccgtcgtcctcctccgtCTTGGGGATGCTCAGGCTGGCCAAGTCTGGGCCGGCCGGCCGGAGGGAGGTGCTGGAGTCCGGCGCGGTCGCGGTGCTGCTCCAGCACGCCGCCGCGGGGGACGAGGCGGCGGCCAGGGCGCTCCTGTATCTCAGCCTCGACGGCGACGACGCGCGCGTCGGCCTCGTGGCGGACGGCGCCGTCGACGCGCTCTGCGCGGCCGTGTCCGCCGGCGGCGCGGCCGCCGCCCACGCGGCTACGGCGCTGACGAGCCTCGCCACCGTGGGCGTCAACAAGTGCACCATCGGGGCGCATCCCTCTGCCGTCCCGGCGCTGTCCAGGCTCCTCTGGCGCGGCGGCGCGCGGGAGCGCCGTGAGGCCGCGACAACCCTGTACGAGCTCTGCAAGCTGCCCGAGAACCGCCGCCGCACGGTGCGCGCCGGGGCCGCGCCGGCGCTCGTCGAGCTGGCCGCCAATGGCTCTGCCCGCGCCGTCGAGGTGCTCGGTCTCCTCGCCAAGAACCGCGAGGGCCGCCACGACCTGTCCAGAATCCCGGACATCGTGGCCGTGCTCTGCACTGTCGCCGGCAGCGGCAACGCCCGTGCAATCGACCAGGCCCTGGTCGTCCTCAACTGGATTTGCTCCGAGAGCAACGAATTGGCAATGGAGGCAATCAAGCTGGGAGCTTTCCAGCTCTGTGAGGCTCTGGTGAACGACGACAACTGCAAGATTGCCAAGAACGCGGTGGAATTAGCCCGGACACTCGAGAAAGCTTAG